In one window of Paraflavitalea soli DNA:
- a CDS encoding DUF1328 family protein produces the protein MLRWTVIFLIVAIIAAIFGFGGIAAGAAGIAKILFFIFIVLFLLSLIMGRTRTP, from the coding sequence ATGTTACGCTGGACAGTAATTTTCTTAATAGTCGCTATTATCGCGGCTATCTTCGGATTTGGTGGCATAGCAGCCGGAGCTGCCGGTATTGCCAAAATCCTGTTCTTTATTTTTATCGTATTATTCCTGTTATCATTGATCATGGGTAGAACGAGGACGCCTTAA
- a CDS encoding KUP/HAK/KT family potassium transporter, with protein sequence MSSTSAASFHKRITAAGVLIATGIVFGDIGTSPLYTLNAVFHDRVITEEVALGALSAIFWTLFFQTTLKYVIITLQADNKGEGGILSLYALIRRFWGKWLLIPAMAGGAFLMADGIITPPISVASAIEGLRKINPDINTVPIVIVILIGLFCFQQFGTERIGKIFGPVMVVWFSFIGILGLMAMSGTPGVLKALNPYYAWVMLKEVPGGFWLLGSIFLCTTGAEALYSDMGHCGRNNIRVSWIFIKIMLILSYAGQTAWLLQHTGETVGIVSPFYHIVPEAIYLPSIIIVTLATIIASQALISGCFTLINEAIRLDIWPRHRVVFPGNIKGQIYIPFINWFLLAGCLGMVLHFRESTAMEAAFGLSVTLTMIMSTVLINFYLYVKRVPGIWVTLITAVFLTIEFSFLIANFQKIKEGGWITLLIGATLFLVMYIWQKGRGIKRALTKLVPIENYIELLKRLSIDEKIPKYATNLVYLTSSGSARKVEKTAIDSILSRSPKRADVYWFVHVNVLDEPYALRYHVDTLLKNDVYFIEFNLGFRIDPRIDFYFRQVVNDLVKSGEVDVSERYEQYYQESEVGDFRFLILDSFLSFDNDMPFGKNFIMKSYFNLKLLSVKEMVNFGLDPSNVTIEKYPVVVTPVEHERLKREP encoded by the coding sequence ATGAGTTCTACTTCAGCTGCCTCCTTCCATAAACGTATAACGGCGGCAGGTGTATTAATAGCCACGGGTATTGTATTTGGCGATATCGGCACTTCTCCTTTGTACACGTTGAATGCTGTTTTTCATGACCGGGTGATCACGGAGGAGGTGGCATTGGGGGCCTTGTCGGCCATTTTCTGGACCTTGTTTTTCCAAACGACGCTTAAATATGTGATCATTACCCTCCAGGCTGATAATAAAGGGGAAGGCGGGATCTTATCGCTGTATGCGCTCATCCGCCGTTTTTGGGGTAAGTGGTTGCTGATCCCCGCCATGGCAGGCGGCGCCTTCCTGATGGCTGATGGTATCATCACGCCTCCGATCTCGGTAGCTTCAGCGATCGAGGGATTAAGGAAAATAAACCCGGATATCAATACGGTGCCTATTGTGATCGTAATACTGATCGGCTTATTCTGTTTCCAGCAATTTGGCACGGAACGGATCGGGAAGATATTCGGGCCGGTGATGGTGGTCTGGTTTTCCTTTATTGGCATATTGGGGTTAATGGCGATGAGCGGTACGCCCGGTGTGTTGAAAGCGCTCAATCCTTATTATGCGTGGGTGATGTTGAAAGAAGTGCCAGGCGGCTTTTGGTTGCTGGGCAGTATCTTTTTGTGTACCACGGGAGCGGAAGCGCTGTACAGTGATATGGGGCATTGCGGCAGGAACAATATACGGGTGAGCTGGATCTTTATTAAGATCATGCTGATCCTTAGTTATGCAGGTCAAACTGCCTGGCTGCTGCAACATACGGGTGAAACGGTGGGTATTGTAAGCCCTTTCTATCATATTGTTCCGGAAGCTATTTACCTGCCCTCGATCATCATTGTTACGCTGGCTACTATTATTGCCAGCCAGGCATTGATCAGCGGTTGCTTTACGCTCATAAATGAAGCCATCCGGCTGGATATATGGCCAAGGCACCGGGTAGTGTTTCCCGGCAATATCAAGGGGCAGATCTATATACCGTTTATCAACTGGTTTTTGCTGGCAGGTTGCCTGGGGATGGTGTTGCATTTCCGGGAATCGACAGCGATGGAGGCGGCTTTCGGATTGAGTGTCACGCTTACGATGATTATGAGCACGGTGCTGATCAATTTTTACCTGTATGTCAAAAGGGTGCCGGGTATCTGGGTAACGCTGATCACGGCGGTATTCCTGACCATTGAATTCTCTTTCCTGATCGCTAATTTCCAAAAGATCAAAGAGGGAGGGTGGATCACTTTGCTGATCGGCGCAACTCTTTTCCTGGTGATGTATATCTGGCAAAAAGGGCGGGGTATTAAACGTGCACTGACCAAACTGGTGCCTATCGAAAATTATATCGAACTGTTGAAACGATTGAGTATCGATGAAAAGATCCCCAAATATGCTACTAACCTGGTGTACCTCACCAGCTCGGGTTCGGCGCGGAAAGTGGAAAAGACAGCTATTGATTCAATCTTATCCCGGTCGCCCAAACGGGCAGATGTTTACTGGTTTGTGCATGTAAATGTACTGGACGAACCTTACGCACTTCGTTATCATGTAGATACCCTTTTGAAGAATGATGTGTATTTTATAGAATTCAATCTAGGTTTCAGGATTGATCCCCGGATCGACTTTTACTTCAGGCAGGTAGTCAATGACCTGGTGAAAAGCGGCGAAGTAGACGTTTCAGAAAGGTATGAGCAGTATTATCAGGAAAGCGAAGTGGGCGATTTCCGTTTCCTGATACTTGACTCATTCCTATCCTTTGATAATGATATGCCTTTCGGGAAGAACTTCATTATGAAAAGTTACTTCAACCTCAAACTGCTCAGCGTAAAAGAGATGGTGAACTTTGGCCTGGACCCGAGCAATGTGACGATAGAGAAATACCCGGTGGTAGTGACTCCCGTAGAACATGAGCGTTTGAAACGGGAACCCTAG
- a CDS encoding heavy-metal-associated domain-containing protein: MKTIQFKTNIKCFGCVAKVTPELNKAAGVDNWTVDLQTQDKILTVSTEGINDNLIKEAVEKAGYKAEKLN; the protein is encoded by the coding sequence ATGAAAACAATACAATTTAAGACCAACATCAAATGTTTCGGTTGTGTAGCCAAAGTAACCCCCGAACTCAACAAGGCAGCCGGCGTAGACAACTGGACAGTAGACCTGCAAACACAGGACAAAATACTAACCGTATCCACCGAAGGGATCAATGACAACCTCATCAAAGAAGCGGTTGAAAAGGCAGGCTATAAAGCAGAGAAGCTAAACTAA
- a CDS encoding heavy metal translocating P-type ATPase codes for MSTATIGKQAPAITKAGPPHIQKETFPVLDMTCAACAISVESMLKSVPGVQDAGVNFANQTAWVSYDAALVTHQQLQATVRSIGYDLVIDKENQDAVTEEAQRKHYLQIKQRTIWTSLLSLPIVIIGMFFMNMPYGNWIMMILATPVVFYFGHSFFANAWKQARHRKANMDTLVALSTGIAWLFSAFNTLFPAFWHQRGLHPHVYFEAAAVVIAFISLGKLLEEKAKSNTSTAIKKLIGLQPKTVLLVTPSGTVTEIPVAQVQVNDLLLVKPGEKIPVDGKLMNGESYVDESMITGEPIPVAKKAGEPVFAGTINQKGSFQFRAEKVGADTLLAQIIKMVQEAQGSKAPVQKLVDKIAGIFVPVVISISILTFIAWMIWGGDNAFTHALLTSVTVLVIACPCALGLATPTAIMVGVGKGAENNILIRDAESLELAHSVNAIILDKTGTITEGKPIVTDLIWNNQHNERPGHQAVLHALEQQSEHPLAQAILQYIEPGTQPVSFQSVESLTGLGVKGILQGVTWLAGNKKLMQEYQVVIDQRLSAKAASLQEDAKTVIYFAGNGQLLAIIAIADKIKDTAENAIKALIRQGIEVHMLTGDNQHTAEAVARQVGIKSFKAEVMPSQKAAFVQELQQAGKIVAMVGDGINDSQALAQADVSIAMGKGADIAMDVAKMTLITSDLNSIPKALQLSRKTVQTIRQNLFWAFIYNVIGIPIAAGLLYPINGFLLDPMIAGAAMALSSVSVVANSLRLKLAKL; via the coding sequence ATGTCTACAGCAACAATCGGTAAACAAGCGCCTGCAATAACCAAAGCAGGCCCTCCCCATATACAGAAAGAAACTTTCCCCGTACTCGACATGACCTGCGCAGCCTGCGCCATCAGTGTAGAGTCCATGCTTAAATCAGTCCCCGGCGTACAAGATGCCGGCGTCAACTTTGCCAACCAAACCGCCTGGGTATCCTACGATGCCGCACTGGTCACACACCAGCAATTGCAGGCCACCGTGCGTTCTATTGGTTATGACCTCGTCATCGACAAAGAGAACCAGGATGCAGTAACAGAAGAAGCCCAACGCAAACATTACCTGCAGATAAAACAAAGGACCATTTGGACCTCTCTGCTTTCCCTGCCCATTGTCATTATTGGTATGTTCTTTATGAACATGCCTTACGGCAACTGGATCATGATGATCCTGGCTACACCAGTCGTATTTTATTTCGGCCACAGCTTTTTCGCCAACGCCTGGAAGCAAGCCCGCCACCGCAAAGCCAACATGGATACCCTCGTGGCATTGAGTACCGGTATTGCCTGGTTATTCAGCGCCTTTAATACCCTCTTTCCAGCCTTCTGGCACCAGCGCGGCTTGCATCCGCATGTGTACTTCGAAGCAGCGGCCGTAGTCATTGCCTTCATATCACTCGGCAAACTATTGGAAGAAAAAGCCAAATCCAATACATCCACTGCTATTAAAAAACTAATTGGCCTTCAGCCCAAAACAGTACTCCTGGTCACCCCTTCGGGAACCGTCACAGAGATCCCCGTAGCACAGGTGCAGGTAAACGATCTTTTACTGGTAAAGCCCGGTGAAAAAATACCTGTTGATGGTAAGCTTATGAACGGCGAATCGTATGTAGACGAAAGCATGATCACCGGCGAACCCATACCCGTGGCGAAGAAAGCAGGTGAACCCGTATTTGCCGGCACCATCAACCAGAAAGGAAGTTTTCAGTTCCGGGCCGAAAAAGTAGGAGCCGATACCCTATTGGCACAGATCATCAAAATGGTCCAGGAAGCCCAGGGCAGTAAAGCCCCCGTACAAAAGCTCGTAGATAAGATTGCCGGCATCTTTGTACCCGTGGTCATTAGCATATCCATCCTCACCTTCATTGCCTGGATGATATGGGGTGGCGATAACGCCTTTACCCATGCCTTACTTACATCTGTAACCGTACTCGTCATTGCCTGTCCCTGTGCCTTGGGCCTGGCCACTCCCACTGCTATTATGGTGGGCGTAGGCAAAGGTGCAGAAAACAATATCCTCATCAGGGATGCCGAAAGCCTCGAACTGGCTCACAGCGTCAATGCCATCATACTGGACAAAACCGGCACCATCACAGAAGGTAAACCTATTGTTACCGACCTTATCTGGAACAACCAGCACAATGAACGCCCCGGGCACCAGGCTGTTTTGCACGCCCTGGAACAACAATCCGAACATCCCCTGGCCCAGGCTATCCTGCAATACATTGAGCCAGGCACACAGCCAGTTTCATTCCAATCCGTTGAAAGCCTCACCGGCCTGGGCGTCAAGGGCATCCTCCAGGGAGTGACCTGGCTGGCAGGCAACAAAAAACTAATGCAGGAATACCAGGTAGTCATTGACCAGCGCTTATCTGCCAAAGCCGCCAGTTTGCAGGAAGATGCCAAAACCGTCATCTATTTCGCAGGCAACGGCCAACTCCTGGCCATCATCGCCATTGCAGATAAAATAAAAGATACAGCCGAAAACGCCATTAAAGCACTGATCCGTCAGGGTATTGAAGTACACATGCTTACCGGCGACAACCAGCACACCGCCGAAGCAGTGGCCCGGCAGGTAGGTATCAAATCCTTTAAAGCCGAAGTAATGCCTTCTCAGAAAGCCGCCTTCGTGCAGGAATTACAACAGGCCGGTAAAATAGTAGCCATGGTAGGCGATGGCATCAACGATTCACAGGCCCTGGCCCAGGCCGATGTAAGCATTGCCATGGGCAAGGGTGCCGACATTGCCATGGATGTGGCCAAGATGACCCTGATCACCTCCGACCTCAACAGTATTCCGAAAGCCCTGCAGCTGTCCCGTAAAACCGTACAAACCATCCGGCAGAACCTCTTCTGGGCCTTTATCTATAATGTAATAGGTATACCCATTGCGGCTGGCCTGCTCTATCCCATCAACGGCTTCCTGTTAGATCCGATGATTGCCGGAGCAGCCATGGCGTTAAGTTCTGTAAGCGTAGTGGCCAATAGCCTGCGGTTGAAGCTGGCCAAACTTTGA
- a CDS encoding YciI family protein, with the protein MEKFILLFRGSDVYDANQSPEALQLLTVKMLDWVGNLVKNGRHVSSEKLYRSGAQVSGTTKAINNIAFGAAKEVVGGCTIVLAKDISEAVEIAKACPILETDANIEIRPVQSV; encoded by the coding sequence ATGGAAAAGTTTATTCTCTTATTCAGAGGCAGTGATGTCTATGACGCCAACCAATCTCCTGAAGCGCTACAGCTGCTTACGGTAAAGATGCTGGATTGGGTAGGTAATCTTGTTAAAAACGGAAGGCATGTATCCAGTGAGAAGTTGTACCGGTCAGGTGCGCAGGTCAGCGGTACCACAAAGGCTATAAACAATATTGCTTTCGGTGCGGCGAAAGAAGTTGTTGGTGGCTGCACCATTGTGCTGGCAAAAGACATTTCTGAAGCTGTTGAGATTGCCAAAGCCTGTCCTATCCTGGAAACGGATGCCAATATTGAAATAAGGCCTGTTCAAAGTGTTTAA
- a CDS encoding helix-turn-helix domain-containing protein: protein MHLYIKNMVCDRCVLVVQQQLDKLGLTYNNIQRGEVELTHTPTTLQLQTLRTDLHALGFELLDNKKSTTVEKIKNTIIQLIHHAGNNAMPLKLSVLLEEKLQLDYHYLTTLFSSVEGVTIEKYAILQRIEKAKELLMYDELSLGQIAGQLGYSSVQHLSQQFKKITGLTPSHFKQLKENKRTPLDKV from the coding sequence ATGCATTTGTACATTAAAAATATGGTTTGTGATCGCTGCGTACTCGTAGTACAGCAACAACTGGATAAACTGGGTCTCACCTATAACAATATACAACGTGGTGAGGTAGAGCTTACGCACACCCCCACCACGCTCCAATTACAAACCTTGCGGACAGACCTCCATGCCCTCGGCTTCGAACTGCTCGACAACAAAAAAAGCACCACCGTAGAGAAAATAAAGAATACCATCATCCAATTGATACACCATGCCGGCAACAATGCCATGCCCCTCAAGTTGTCCGTACTGCTGGAAGAAAAACTGCAGCTGGATTACCATTACCTCACCACCCTCTTCTCGTCCGTAGAAGGCGTTACCATCGAGAAATATGCCATCCTCCAGCGCATCGAAAAGGCCAAAGAACTATTGATGTATGATGAACTGAGCCTCGGACAGATCGCCGGCCAACTGGGTTACAGCAGCGTACAACACCTGTCCCAGCAGTTCAAAAAGATCACCGGCCTCACCCCCTCCCACTTCAAACAGTTAAAAGAAAACAAACGCACTCCCCTCGATAAGGTCTGA
- a CDS encoding RNA polymerase sigma factor: MQKAIHMSQEAGEDLIKGIQSGNSKAFVRLYDDYFFSITYYTNGITGNWFEAENIAADTFEKVWLMRANFARFPDLMAFIYVTCRNSAYNYLRTTHHKNKKELFAGDLPMLSLEDLAADELDEETERAIVEVELLRKLHAEISLLTPKRRQILELYIQGLDMAQIAAEMGLSEEAVRNAKFKALKRLQKKLKDHPILLLVI, encoded by the coding sequence ATGCAGAAAGCTATTCATATGTCGCAGGAGGCAGGGGAGGACCTGATCAAGGGAATCCAATCGGGTAATTCGAAGGCGTTTGTGCGGCTGTACGATGATTATTTCTTTTCTATTACTTATTATACAAATGGCATTACGGGAAATTGGTTTGAAGCGGAGAATATTGCTGCAGATACTTTCGAAAAAGTATGGTTGATGCGGGCAAATTTTGCCCGGTTTCCCGATCTGATGGCATTCATATATGTTACCTGCCGTAACAGCGCTTATAATTACCTGAGAACGACCCACCATAAAAATAAAAAGGAGCTTTTCGCCGGCGATCTCCCTATGCTTTCGTTGGAAGACCTGGCAGCAGATGAACTGGACGAAGAAACAGAAAGAGCTATTGTAGAAGTAGAGCTGTTGCGGAAATTGCATGCCGAAATAAGCCTGCTTACGCCAAAGCGTCGCCAGATATTAGAATTGTACATACAAGGGCTGGATATGGCCCAAATTGCTGCAGAAATGGGGCTTTCTGAGGAAGCTGTACGCAATGCTAAATTCAAAGCGTTAAAGCGGCTTCAAAAGAAACTAAAAGACCATCCTATCCTCTTGCTGGTCATATAA
- a CDS encoding FecR family protein, giving the protein MRDLLARHVKGDFLREDELLQLDQWLQANGFTRESLTDHSLQELALYTQKAALFNPGKKRLPKVIRMHVFRMQFIRITAAAVVLALLSLVAYWGINRNPSTPSQPVTQHQPTDISPATSQAILTLADHSTIQLGATGQDTVVYQDGSVIRRTQDGLVYAPAGTNEAPDPQKSIGFNTLTTPEGGFYRVTLPDGSGVWLNAASSLKFPPSFSADERLVELTGEGFFDIQRKYIAGTKTRIPFRVKTAQGIIEVTGTRFNVNVYNDADNQVTTLVEGAVTIRSNSHQIPACQLLPGQKALSVPGKAIVISPANIAAATGWMKGWFTFEKAGIKEAMQQIARWYGVEIKYGPGMPGGPVIDGSVERTIPLSNLLTQLEATIGENLQFRMEGKVVFVSVRK; this is encoded by the coding sequence ATGCGTGATCTGCTTGCCAGGCACGTAAAAGGTGATTTTTTACGCGAAGATGAGCTATTGCAACTGGACCAATGGTTACAGGCGAATGGCTTTACCCGGGAGAGCCTTACTGATCATTCTCTCCAAGAACTTGCCTTATATACTCAAAAAGCCGCTTTATTTAATCCAGGAAAGAAGCGATTGCCCAAGGTGATCCGGATGCACGTTTTTAGAATGCAGTTTATTCGTATCACAGCGGCAGCTGTTGTGTTGGCCCTCCTTTCATTAGTTGCTTATTGGGGTATAAATAGAAATCCATCAACTCCCAGTCAACCAGTTACTCAACACCAGCCAACTGATATTTCACCGGCTACCTCTCAAGCTATATTAACATTGGCGGATCATTCCACGATCCAATTGGGCGCCACCGGCCAAGATACGGTTGTTTACCAGGATGGTAGTGTGATCCGCCGGACACAGGATGGCCTGGTATACGCTCCTGCAGGTACAAACGAAGCTCCTGATCCACAAAAAAGTATAGGTTTTAATACCTTGACGACGCCGGAAGGCGGGTTTTACCGGGTAACGCTGCCTGATGGTTCTGGTGTATGGCTCAACGCCGCTTCTTCTTTAAAATTCCCTCCATCTTTTAGTGCAGATGAACGTTTGGTAGAACTTACCGGAGAAGGTTTTTTTGACATTCAACGAAAATATATTGCCGGAACTAAGACCCGGATACCTTTTAGGGTTAAAACTGCTCAGGGTATTATTGAGGTTACCGGTACCCGGTTTAATGTAAACGTGTACAATGATGCTGATAACCAGGTGACCACCCTGGTAGAAGGAGCTGTTACGATCCGCTCCAACAGCCACCAAATTCCTGCCTGTCAATTATTGCCGGGCCAAAAGGCGTTGTCGGTACCTGGAAAAGCGATAGTCATCAGTCCTGCTAATATAGCAGCAGCCACCGGTTGGATGAAAGGTTGGTTTACGTTTGAAAAGGCTGGTATTAAAGAGGCTATGCAGCAAATCGCCCGATGGTATGGGGTGGAGATTAAATATGGGCCAGGCATGCCTGGCGGCCCCGTTATAGATGGATCAGTTGAACGCACAATACCTTTATCAAACCTGTTAACCCAGTTGGAAGCAACTATTGGAGAAAACCTCCAGTTCCGGATGGAAGGCAAAGTTGTATTTGTTTCAGTCCGGAAATAA
- a CDS encoding SusC/RagA family TonB-linked outer membrane protein, protein MKLTMILLTVTCLHAAARTQGQVTYSGREVPLVKVFAAIEAQTDYRFAYNPGVLSGVAPVTVEFRNLTLEEAVKQALKNQPLQFKIINKTVFISQKSDNKSFPVQNELFKRIDVKGKVLNNQNGPIAGATISVKGESMATSSDENGAFILTDVDENATLVITNVNYETREYKLNGKTDVLIELAIRTSTLSEVNVTINSGYQKVSKARYVGSVTTVDSALFNRKVGTDIISRLDGVANGVLFDKRSDSRIQIRGISTLTGTNMNPLIILDNFPFNGTLSNINPNDVEEIHILKDAAAASIWGAKAGNGVIVITSKKGKYNQSTRIDFNSNVTIQQKPDLHYFDQISTSDFIDLEKFLFDKGLYNNDLNNTSSRPVISPVVEILNKEKKGLISSAEAASQINKLRNIDIRNEIESKIYRPAVNVQNYLSIAGGSSMANYQVSLGYDKNTPNVNGPGNYQRYTLNSSTSVRPASFVELNLGLNVSQAETRTSSFSPQLNPGSGKSQIYPYAQLEENGQHLALPRDRRLAYVDTVGKLLDWHYRPMDEINLENNRLRTQNVILNFGTTFKFTKWLTGDIKYQFAQQNITGRNLQSAQSYFTRNLINSYTQKNTYKQIIPVGDILDKSYNELTGHFFRGQLSFIKSFNSRHHFNALVAAEISDNKNNSSSVRFYGYDDEVSTYATALDYATAYPLFAGGSARIPNPNYTGDGLSRNRTASFLGNLSYTYLDRYTLYASARRDGSNLFGVRTNNKWKPLWSVGASWDIIKESFFQSEIISNLKLRASYGYTGNSNNNIPAITTFGYLDINPYTNLPYAVVNQPPNPDLRWEEVGIVNLGLDFSVLKNRISGTFEWFTKKSKDVIAPFPLDPTVGNNVFNFINKNAANLRTRGFDLSLMSRNLEGKISWNTVLNFSYAKTIVTKYYQNQQLGIPAQPPSIGINPIEGQVAWGLYSYKWGGLDPATGNPQGYLNKGLSTDYVKILNDSLKNHVFHGSAVPLYFGNLMNNLSFKGFALSFNITYRFDYYYMKNSLSYSSLYTWALPGSNEFAERWKQPGDELKTNVPSISYPANANRDKFYAQSEINVRRGDNIRLSDVRVSYSWNTVNKWLPIKGVQVYCYLNNLNWMIWKASDLKYDPDFNMNAIPPAKSGAVGCSFNF, encoded by the coding sequence ATGAAACTGACTATGATCTTATTGACAGTAACCTGTCTTCATGCAGCTGCCAGGACCCAGGGGCAGGTTACTTATTCCGGCAGGGAAGTGCCGTTGGTAAAAGTGTTTGCGGCGATTGAGGCGCAGACGGATTATAGGTTTGCTTATAATCCAGGGGTGCTTTCGGGAGTTGCGCCGGTGACGGTGGAGTTCCGAAATTTGACGCTGGAGGAAGCTGTGAAGCAGGCTTTGAAAAACCAGCCACTACAGTTTAAGATTATTAATAAAACCGTTTTTATTTCTCAAAAAAGTGATAATAAAAGTTTTCCTGTACAAAACGAATTATTTAAACGGATTGATGTAAAGGGGAAAGTTTTGAATAACCAGAATGGTCCTATTGCAGGAGCGACGATAAGCGTAAAAGGGGAATCCATGGCTACTTCAAGTGATGAGAATGGGGCCTTTATTTTAACTGACGTGGACGAAAATGCCACATTAGTGATCACTAACGTAAACTATGAAACACGCGAGTATAAACTGAATGGGAAGACGGATGTTTTAATTGAATTGGCAATCCGGACTTCTACTTTGTCTGAAGTAAATGTGACTATTAATTCAGGATATCAAAAAGTAAGCAAAGCGAGATATGTCGGCTCTGTTACAACAGTTGATAGTGCTTTGTTTAATAGAAAAGTGGGTACTGATATCATTTCAAGATTGGATGGGGTTGCCAACGGGGTTTTATTCGATAAGCGAAGCGATAGTCGAATCCAGATCCGGGGTATAAGCACACTTACTGGCACTAATATGAATCCCCTCATTATATTGGATAATTTCCCTTTTAATGGAACATTATCGAATATTAATCCTAATGATGTGGAAGAGATTCATATACTGAAGGATGCTGCTGCTGCGTCCATTTGGGGTGCCAAGGCCGGTAACGGAGTGATTGTTATCACTTCGAAGAAGGGGAAATACAATCAGTCTACAAGGATTGATTTTAACTCGAATGTTACCATTCAACAAAAGCCCGATCTGCATTATTTTGACCAGATAAGTACCTCTGATTTTATTGATCTGGAGAAGTTCTTATTTGATAAAGGTTTGTACAATAATGATCTGAATAATACCTCCAGCCGCCCTGTAATTTCACCGGTGGTGGAAATCCTTAATAAGGAGAAAAAGGGATTAATATCGTCAGCAGAAGCTGCCAGTCAAATCAACAAATTGCGGAATATCGATATAAGGAATGAGATCGAATCAAAAATTTACAGGCCTGCAGTAAATGTTCAAAATTACCTGAGCATTGCAGGGGGATCATCCATGGCTAATTACCAAGTATCGCTGGGTTATGACAAAAATACGCCTAATGTTAATGGACCTGGAAACTATCAGCGGTATACCCTAAATAGTTCAACAAGTGTTCGTCCAGCCAGCTTTGTCGAGTTAAATTTAGGCCTTAATGTTTCTCAGGCTGAGACGCGGACGAGTTCTTTCAGTCCCCAGCTTAATCCTGGAAGTGGCAAGTCGCAGATTTATCCCTACGCTCAACTTGAGGAGAATGGGCAGCATCTGGCCTTGCCACGTGACAGGCGCCTGGCCTACGTTGATACTGTGGGGAAATTATTAGACTGGCACTATAGGCCAATGGATGAAATTAATTTGGAGAATAACAGGCTCCGAACGCAAAATGTCATATTAAATTTCGGTACGACATTCAAATTTACCAAATGGTTAACAGGTGATATTAAATATCAATTTGCCCAGCAAAATATCACTGGCCGGAACCTGCAAAGTGCGCAATCGTATTTTACCCGAAATTTGATTAATTCATATACACAAAAAAATACCTACAAGCAAATTATCCCTGTAGGAGACATTCTTGACAAGTCGTATAACGAACTTACAGGCCATTTTTTCAGAGGTCAATTATCGTTCATAAAATCCTTTAATAGCAGACACCACTTCAATGCGCTGGTTGCAGCCGAAATCAGCGACAATAAAAATAATTCTTCCTCAGTGCGGTTTTATGGGTATGATGATGAAGTTTCGACTTATGCTACAGCTCTTGATTATGCTACAGCCTATCCTTTGTTTGCTGGTGGCTCTGCCCGCATACCAAATCCGAATTATACAGGGGATGGCTTGAGCAGAAACCGTACAGCTTCTTTTTTGGGGAATCTCTCTTATACTTACCTAGATAGATATACCTTGTATGCCAGTGCCAGAAGAGATGGTTCTAATCTATTTGGTGTAAGAACTAATAACAAATGGAAGCCACTTTGGTCTGTTGGCGCCAGTTGGGATATTATCAAAGAATCCTTTTTTCAATCGGAAATCATTTCTAATTTGAAATTAAGGGCGTCTTATGGTTATACTGGTAATAGTAATAATAATATACCAGCGATCACAACCTTCGGTTATCTTGATATTAATCCGTATACGAACCTCCCTTATGCTGTAGTAAACCAACCTCCGAATCCTGATCTAAGATGGGAAGAGGTTGGTATTGTAAACCTGGGATTGGATTTTTCCGTCCTTAAAAACCGCATTTCAGGAACGTTTGAATGGTTTACTAAAAAATCAAAGGATGTAATTGCTCCTTTCCCGCTTGACCCTACTGTCGGAAATAATGTTTTTAATTTTATCAATAAAAATGCTGCTAATTTAAGAACGCGAGGTTTTGATCTTAGCCTAATGTCAAGGAACCTGGAAGGTAAGATTTCCTGGAATACAGTATTAAATTTCAGTTATGCAAAGACGATAGTTACAAAGTATTATCAGAATCAACAACTTGGTATCCCTGCTCAGCCACCTTCTATTGGTATAAATCCAATAGAAGGACAAGTTGCCTGGGGACTATATTCCTACAAGTGGGGTGGGTTGGATCCTGCGACTGGAAATCCGCAAGGTTATTTAAACAAGGGGCTTAGTACAGATTATGTTAAGATATTGAATGATTCATTGAAGAACCATGTATTTCATGGAAGTGCGGTTCCTTTGTATTTTGGTAACCTGATGAATAATCTTTCATTTAAAGGTTTTGCTTTGTCCTTTAATATCACCTACAGATTTGATTACTATTATATGAAAAATTCCTTAAGTTATTCATCCTTGTATACATGGGCTCTTCCCGGCAGCAATGAGTTTGCTGAACGATGGAAACAGCCGGGGGATGAATTGAAGACGAATGTGCCATCTATTTCCTACCCAGCTAATGCAAACAGGGATAAGTTTTATGCCCAGTCAGAAATAAATGTGCGTCGAGGTGATAATATCAGACTGAGCGATGTGCGGGTTTCCTATTCATGGAATACAGTTAATAAGTGGCTGCCTATCAAAGGGGTTCAGGTATATTGTTATTTGAATAATCTGAACTGGATGATATGGAAAGCCAGCGATCTTAAATATGATCCTGATTTCAACATGAATGCCATACCTCCGGCAAAGAGTGGCGCTGTAGGTTGTAGTTTCAATTTTTGA